One genomic window of Roseateles sp. DAIF2 includes the following:
- a CDS encoding putative porin, with product MKLNILTTALAAAALIAQPAQAQSAVDEKQELAQLRATTLALIEALVGQGLLSRERADTIVRQAQQAGAQAAAPAVAGGTPAPKVVRVPYVPETVRQQLREEIKTEVLAQARSERWGEPGALPEWLGRISIEGDVRVRSQTEMLDDGNVPAHVFRSQTESPAWAPDLSNTTQNRDRLTLRARLGVNALLTEQVSAGLRLSTGTTSGPTSSSQTLGTSFNKASLVLDRAWLRWNAALGWRPLSLEAGRMANPFYSTDLAWADDLSFDGAALKLNHETAGRQRYFATAGAFPLEELSQSGRDKWLLGAQLGAELPLAEGVSAKLGLAAYEFRHVAGVRENEPPPTGPLAGTKPYQSSQYPSSLRLKGNTLINLNDPTSAAAPTWGLASRFRPVNLTGSVSFSQLAPVLVDLSLDWIKNTGFDLADIRARAQAGTALDNLREMTTAWQGRIGLGRRALERRGDWQAYMAYRKVERDAWIDGFTDTTWHLGGTNYKGWSLGGSYALDKRFALGLRWTSTRNLDDGLRFLAVPGDPSSLSGTLSSAPMRIDVFQLDLSGRF from the coding sequence ATGAAGCTCAATATCCTCACCACCGCCCTGGCCGCAGCCGCCCTGATCGCGCAGCCCGCCCAGGCCCAGTCGGCCGTCGACGAAAAGCAGGAGTTGGCCCAGCTGCGCGCCACCACGCTGGCCCTGATCGAGGCCCTGGTTGGCCAGGGCCTGCTGTCGCGCGAGCGCGCCGACACCATCGTGCGCCAGGCCCAGCAGGCCGGCGCCCAGGCCGCGGCACCCGCTGTGGCCGGCGGCACACCGGCGCCCAAGGTCGTGCGCGTCCCCTATGTGCCGGAGACCGTGCGCCAGCAGCTGCGCGAGGAGATCAAGACCGAGGTGCTGGCCCAGGCGCGCAGCGAGCGTTGGGGCGAGCCCGGCGCGCTGCCCGAATGGCTCGGCCGGATCAGCATCGAGGGCGATGTGCGGGTGCGCAGCCAGACCGAGATGCTCGACGATGGCAATGTGCCGGCCCATGTGTTCCGCAGCCAGACCGAGTCGCCGGCCTGGGCGCCCGACCTGAGCAACACCACGCAGAACCGCGACCGTCTGACCCTGCGCGCCCGGCTGGGCGTCAACGCGCTGCTGACGGAACAGGTCAGCGCCGGCCTGCGCCTGTCGACCGGCACCACCAGCGGGCCAACCTCCAGCTCGCAGACCCTGGGCACCAGTTTCAACAAGGCCAGCCTGGTGCTGGACCGCGCGTGGCTGCGCTGGAATGCGGCACTGGGCTGGCGGCCGCTGAGCCTGGAGGCCGGCCGCATGGCCAACCCCTTCTACAGCACCGATCTGGCCTGGGCCGACGACCTGTCCTTCGACGGCGCGGCGCTGAAGCTGAACCACGAGACCGCCGGCCGCCAGCGTTACTTCGCGACCGCCGGCGCATTCCCCCTGGAGGAGCTGAGCCAGAGCGGCCGCGACAAATGGCTGCTGGGCGCCCAGCTCGGCGCCGAGCTGCCGCTGGCCGAGGGCGTCAGCGCCAAGCTGGGCCTGGCCGCCTACGAGTTCCGCCATGTGGCCGGCGTGCGCGAGAACGAGCCGCCTCCGACCGGCCCGCTGGCCGGCACCAAGCCCTATCAGAGCAGCCAGTACCCCAGCTCGTTGCGCCTCAAGGGCAACACCCTGATCAACCTGAACGACCCCACCAGCGCCGCCGCGCCGACCTGGGGCCTGGCCTCGCGCTTCCGGCCGGTGAACCTCACCGGGTCGGTCAGCTTCAGCCAGCTGGCGCCGGTGCTGGTGGACCTGAGCCTGGACTGGATCAAGAACACCGGCTTCGACCTGGCCGACATCCGCGCCCGCGCCCAGGCGGGCACAGCCCTGGACAATCTACGCGAAATGACCACCGCCTGGCAGGGCCGCATCGGCCTGGGCCGCCGCGCGCTGGAACGGCGCGGTGACTGGCAGGCCTATATGGCCTACCGCAAGGTCGAGCGCGACGCCTGGATCGATGGCTTCACCGACACCACCTGGCATCTGGGCGGCACCAACTACAAGGGCTGGTCGCTGGGCGGCAGCTATGCGCTGGACAAGCGCTTCGCCCTGGGTCTGCGCTGGACCAGCACGCGCAATCTCGACGACGGCCTGCGCTTCCTCGCGGTCCCCGGCGATCCGAGTTCGCTCAGTGGCACGCTCAGCAGCGCGCCGATGCGCATCGATGTGTTCCAGCTCGACCTGAGCGGACGTTTCTGA
- a CDS encoding TonB C-terminal domain-containing protein, with product MSGLAEDHLNDKPGRTWALRAAAALGLLLVAAGVYWLANNLQGGPEKPRRQVAKISILPDTPPPPPPPPKEEKKPDPPKEEPKQAMREETPKPQDAPKPADAPLKMEGAAGDGPSAFAAGNVSREYQGGPTGGGPAGGGTVADRAQERFYANAARQLLRDEIERHLRSEADQLHASFAIWLKPDGVIERFELQPSGDAGADAALQAALTETSRAIKLPPPPALRQPMRFRLSVKPQA from the coding sequence ATGAGTGGATTGGCCGAAGACCATCTGAACGACAAGCCGGGCCGTACCTGGGCACTGCGCGCCGCCGCGGCCCTGGGCCTGCTGCTGGTGGCGGCCGGCGTTTACTGGCTGGCGAACAACCTGCAGGGCGGCCCGGAGAAGCCGCGCCGCCAGGTCGCCAAGATCTCGATCCTGCCCGACACGCCGCCGCCTCCGCCGCCCCCGCCCAAGGAGGAGAAGAAGCCCGATCCGCCCAAGGAGGAGCCCAAGCAGGCCATGCGCGAGGAAACGCCCAAGCCGCAGGACGCCCCCAAGCCGGCCGACGCGCCGCTGAAGATGGAGGGCGCGGCCGGCGATGGTCCCAGCGCCTTCGCCGCCGGCAATGTCAGCCGCGAGTACCAGGGCGGCCCGACCGGTGGCGGGCCTGCCGGCGGTGGCACGGTGGCCGACCGCGCCCAGGAGCGCTTCTACGCCAATGCCGCGCGGCAGTTGCTGCGTGACGAGATCGAGCGCCATCTGCGCAGCGAGGCCGATCAGCTCCACGCCAGCTTCGCGATCTGGCTCAAGCCCGATGGCGTGATCGAGCGCTTCGAGCTGCAGCCCAGTGGCGACGCCGGCGCCGATGCGGCCCTGCAGGCCGCGCTGACCGAGACCTCGCGCGCCATCAAGTTGCCGCCGCCGCCGGCCTTGCGTCAGCCGATGCGCTTCCGGCTCAGCGTCAAACCCCAGGCCTGA
- a CDS encoding biopolymer transporter ExbD: MQVNTDAKPYDTINVTPMLDLAYVLLVVFILMTTASVQGLSISMPKPSNKPSTEKHELLIVQVMPDGAVLLNGAGLSLTELEGRLDQAKARDPQMSVAIKGDARTQYANVVAIVDLCNKLQVNMGLITARIGS, translated from the coding sequence ATGCAAGTCAATACCGATGCCAAACCCTACGACACGATCAATGTCACGCCGATGCTGGACCTGGCCTATGTGCTGCTGGTGGTCTTCATCCTGATGACCACCGCCTCGGTGCAGGGCCTGTCGATCAGCATGCCCAAGCCCTCCAACAAGCCCAGCACCGAGAAGCATGAACTGCTGATCGTGCAGGTCATGCCCGATGGCGCGGTGCTGCTGAACGGCGCAGGGCTGAGCCTGACGGAGCTGGAAGGCCGGCTTGACCAGGCCAAGGCGCGCGACCCGCAGATGTCCGTCGCGATCAAGGGAGATGCCCGCACCCAGTACGCCAACGTGGTGGCCATCGTGGACCTGTGCAACAAGCTGCAGGTCAATATGGGGCTGATCACGGCCCGCATCGGCAGTTGA
- a CDS encoding biopolymer transporter ExbD — protein sequence MSADIKADNQPYDDINITPMLDLAYVLLVTFIILTTASVQGVKVNSPQTLAANNLAKPQTRAVTITADGAVYLDAYPVGMDQLRDTLAQYKSANPALPVVLKADAAAQYEKVMQVLEVAKQLDITEIGLVTKRAAP from the coding sequence ATGTCGGCCGATATCAAGGCTGACAACCAGCCCTACGACGACATCAACATCACGCCGATGTTGGACCTGGCCTATGTGCTGCTGGTGACCTTCATCATCCTGACCACCGCTTCGGTGCAGGGCGTCAAGGTCAACAGCCCGCAGACCCTGGCGGCCAACAACCTGGCCAAGCCGCAGACCCGGGCGGTGACCATCACCGCCGACGGCGCGGTCTATCTCGATGCCTATCCGGTCGGCATGGATCAGTTGCGTGACACATTGGCCCAGTACAAATCCGCCAATCCGGCGCTGCCGGTGGTGCTGAAGGCCGATGCGGCCGCCCAGTACGAGAAGGTGATGCAGGTGCTGGAAGTCGCCAAGCAGCTGGACATCACCGAGATCGGCCTGGTCACCAAGCGCGCCGCGCCCTGA
- a CDS encoding DUF2341 domain-containing protein yields the protein MRNALIALAFAAASLPGAAHAWWSEDWSQRTRVTLDTSAKGLETQQAASAVSVALRLHSGNFDFVAAKEDGSDLRVLAGDDKTPLKFSVERFDSVNELALLWVQLPSVMPGSDKNVFHVYAGNAKATVESSRAAGFDASTLAALHFDNADGSDHLGRIKAEAPLTLEANGLLGSSVRLDGRPLRWALDDGLVKGIAGGALTLSLWVKLDDVAGARLLQWGGLSLGLQDGKLQARLGPTELAGGAVAAGRWTHLALRLDQGQAALFVGGAEVAKGQAAAPTLGGALQLGEGARGLADELQIATTARSDAWLALAVAAQGGEGKLLSSQRESAGDAAGGGEEHGYIGVLVKNLTVDAWVVIIILGVMFVVAAWVMVDKSLLVGRADKDNRQFLQRFRAANEDLLKLDTGAIHPNSPLYRLYQAGVRELAKRRVGQADAPPLSGASLDAVKAAVDADFVRESHKLNAKMVLLTIAISGGPFLGLLGTVVGVMITFAAIAAAGDVNVNAIAPGIAAALLATVAGLGVAIPALFGYNYLAARIKNLSSDMQIFVDEFITRVAELYGAR from the coding sequence ATGCGCAACGCACTCATCGCCCTTGCCTTCGCCGCCGCCTCGCTGCCCGGCGCCGCCCATGCCTGGTGGAGCGAGGATTGGAGCCAACGCACCCGGGTCACGCTCGACACCAGCGCCAAGGGCCTGGAGACCCAGCAGGCCGCCAGCGCTGTCAGCGTCGCGCTGCGCCTGCATTCGGGCAACTTCGACTTCGTCGCGGCCAAGGAGGATGGCTCCGACCTGCGCGTGCTGGCCGGCGACGACAAGACGCCGCTGAAGTTCAGCGTCGAGCGCTTCGACAGCGTCAATGAGCTGGCCCTGCTGTGGGTGCAGCTGCCCAGCGTGATGCCGGGCAGCGACAAGAACGTCTTCCATGTCTACGCCGGCAATGCCAAGGCCACGGTGGAGTCCAGCCGCGCGGCGGGTTTCGACGCCTCGACCCTGGCGGCCCTGCATTTCGACAATGCCGATGGCAGCGACCATCTGGGCCGCATCAAGGCCGAGGCCCCGCTGACGCTGGAGGCCAACGGCCTGCTGGGCAGCAGCGTGCGACTGGACGGTCGGCCCCTGCGCTGGGCGCTGGACGACGGCCTGGTCAAGGGTATCGCCGGCGGCGCGCTGACCCTGTCGCTGTGGGTCAAGCTCGACGATGTCGCCGGCGCGCGCCTGCTGCAATGGGGAGGCTTGAGCCTGGGCTTGCAGGACGGCAAGCTGCAGGCCCGCCTGGGCCCGACCGAGCTGGCCGGCGGCGCCGTGGCGGCCGGCCGCTGGACCCATCTGGCGTTGCGTCTGGACCAGGGCCAGGCCGCGCTGTTCGTCGGCGGTGCCGAGGTGGCCAAGGGCCAGGCGGCGGCGCCGACGCTCGGTGGCGCGCTGCAACTGGGCGAAGGCGCACGCGGCCTGGCCGACGAGCTGCAGATCGCGACCACGGCGCGCAGCGATGCCTGGCTGGCGCTGGCGGTCGCGGCCCAGGGTGGCGAAGGCAAGCTGCTGAGCAGCCAGCGCGAGAGCGCCGGCGATGCGGCCGGCGGAGGCGAGGAGCATGGCTACATCGGCGTGCTGGTCAAGAACCTGACGGTCGACGCCTGGGTGGTCATCATCATCCTGGGCGTGATGTTCGTCGTCGCGGCCTGGGTGATGGTCGACAAGAGCCTGCTGGTGGGTCGCGCCGACAAGGACAACCGCCAGTTCCTGCAGCGTTTCCGCGCCGCCAACGAGGATCTGCTGAAGCTGGATACCGGGGCTATCCATCCGAACTCGCCGCTGTACCGCCTCTACCAGGCCGGCGTGCGCGAACTGGCCAAGCGCCGCGTCGGCCAGGCCGATGCGCCGCCGCTGAGCGGTGCCTCGCTGGATGCGGTGAAGGCCGCAGTGGACGCCGATTTCGTGCGCGAGAGCCACAAGCTCAATGCCAAGATGGTGCTGCTGACGATCGCGATCTCGGGCGGCCCCTTCCTGGGCCTGCTGGGTACGGTGGTGGGCGTGATGATCACCTTCGCGGCGATCGCCGCGGCCGGCGATGTCAACGTCAACGCGATCGCCCCCGGCATCGCCGCGGCCCTGCTCGCCACGGTGGCCGGCCTGGGCGTCGCGATCCCGGCGCTGTTCGGCTACAACTACCTGGCCGCGCGCATCAAGAACCTGTCCTCGGACATGCAGATCTTCGTGGACGAGTTCATCACCCGCGTGGCTGAACTCTACGGCGCGCGCTGA